From Triticum urartu cultivar G1812 chromosome 2, Tu2.1, whole genome shotgun sequence, a single genomic window includes:
- the LOC125536014 gene encoding probable mediator of RNA polymerase II transcription subunit 26b, whose translation MAPPSRDVGYWVNFFRGGGETILDAIEGAIDVAASEQPAALRARRDAIAERLYTALLLASSGAPTAAAAAAAAARPQAGAPAAVPQAQAQQQEQLLPEGAASVPSLCSSDRAEAITDDGAPRHDDDSVAAEAEKIKAVLVNYQEKSEAALLDLLRRLQQLEFTVHTLKVTAIGKTVGTLRKHNSKQIRHLVRLLIGGWKSIVDEWMSNGGSGDAIVDHTPQSMHPSSLEQEDRGMSSPSVDEGALFATPSTSIRLSEDNQGSRMFDGMDDAGNTRNSVQRHPGSQEPIRRPPQPVAQQYDPDQSWRQEQSAARQSRPQELANGQTREQFIAAMLAKPSNAESGRGRPQVRPKQQQGASPAQGRPQPVPSDKPAGNPDANSLRAKLDLAKNAKLELATNSKLEMTKRKLQEGYQEFDNAKKQRTVQMVDPQDIKKQGNRAWQPNAKPRNNNSSSNTNNNRNWSSK comes from the exons ATGGCGCCGCCGTCCAGGGACGTGGGCTACTGGGTCAACTTCTTCCGGGGAGGCGGCGAGACCATCCTCGACGCCATCGAGGGGGCCATCGACGTCGCCGCGTCCGAGCAGCCCGCAGCCCTCCGCGCCCGGCGCGACGCCATAGCCGAGCGCCTCTACACGGCGCTCCTCCTCGCGTCCTCCGGCGCGCCCACGGCGGCGGCCGccgcggcggcagcggcgcgtCCTCAGGCAGGGGCGCCCGCCGCTGTGCCGCAGGCGCAGgcgcagcagcaggagcagctcctCCCCGAGGGCGCCGCCAGCGTCCCCAGCCTCTGCAGCTCCGACCGCGCCGAGGCCATTACCGACGACGGAGCGCCCCGCCACGACGACGACTCCGTCGCCGCCGAGGCCGAGAAAATCAAGGCCGTCCTCGTCAACTACCAGGAAAAG TCGGAGGCGGCGTTGCTCGATCTGCTCCGGCGGCTGCAGCAGCTGGAGTTCACGGTGCACACCTTGAAG GTCACTGCGATTGGGAAGACCGTGGGCACCCTCCGGAAGCACAACTCCAAGCAGATTCGGCACCTCGTACGGTTGCTCATCGG GGGTTGGAAGAGTATAGTTGACGAATGGATGAGCAATGGAGGCAGCGGAGATGCCATTGTTG ATCACACCCCTCAGTCCATGCATCCGTCTAGTCTGGAGCAGGAAGACCGAGGAATGTCATCTCCTTCCGTGGACGAGGGGGCACTCTTCGCCACACCGAGTACTTCCATCCGACTCTCGGAG GATAACCAGGGCTCTAGGATGTTTGATGGAATGGATGATGCTGGAA ATACAAGGAACAGTGTACAGCGGCATCCGGGGAGCCAAGAACCAATTAGAAGGCCGCCGCAGCCAGTGGCCCAGCAGTATGACCCTGACCAGAGCTGGAGGCAAGAACAATCTGCAGCAAGGCAATCACGGCCGCAAGAACTGGCCAATGGGCAAACGAGAGAGCAATTCATTGCGGCCATGCTGGCGAAGCCCTCAAATGCTGAGTCGGGTCGTGGGAGACCTCAAGTGAGGCCTAAGCAGCAGCAAGGTGCCTCGCCCGCTCAAGGGAGACCGCAACCGGTGCCATCTGAT AAACCGGCGGGCAACCCTGATGCGAACTCGCTTCGAGCAAAGCTAGATCTCGCCAAGAATGCAAAGTTGGAACTGGCAACTAACTCCAAGCTAGAGATGACAAAGCGAAAGCTTCAGGAGGGGTACCAAGAATTCGATAATG CAAAGAAGCAGAGGACTGTACAGATGGTGGATCCGCAAGATATAAAGAAGCAAGGGAACCGGGCCTGGCAGCCGAACGCCAAGCCGAGgaacaacaacagcagcagcaacaccAACAACAACCGGAATTGGTCGTCGAAATGA